A genomic region of Homalodisca vitripennis isolate AUS2020 chromosome 5, UT_GWSS_2.1, whole genome shotgun sequence contains the following coding sequences:
- the LOC124363955 gene encoding uncharacterized protein LOC124363955, whose translation MKSYILTFCMLSIACYCSASNERTTRVKRQNPGDALIDAVFQVPIQTLSAVGTLVKTSRPIIMSVRQRIQQNLSFQPQRFSLSPPQRPRVPQPQATNRVSTANFNRLPNQQRYLASNKLFRNGKIV comes from the exons ATGAAGTCGTATATCCTGACATTCTGTATGCTGTCGATCGCTTGCTATTGCAGTGCTTCTAAC GAGAGGACAACGAGAGTGAAGAGGCAGAACCCAGGAGATGCCCTGATTGATGCTGTATTCCAG GTGCCTATTCAGACTCTGTCAGCAGTGGGTACGCTGGTAAAAACGAGCAGACCTATCATCATGTCAGTGAGGCAGCGGATACAGCAGAATTTGTCCTTTCAGCCACAAAGATTCTCTCTCTCCCCACCTCAGCGACCTAGAGTGCCACAACCACAAGCTACCAACCGTGTTTCCACCGCCAACTTCAACCGCCTCCCCAACCAACAGCGCTACCTTGCCAGCAACAAGCTCTTCAGGAATGGCAAGATCGTTTGa